The DNA sequence gaaaagcaggagtaggaacggggtggtttttagtcagtaagagtctgatactccctttcgcttcacccaaggcggtggTGAGGtgaggagaagtcattggatgattttacccctcaaaaaaaaaaaaaaggtttattcgAATATCTCgaataataagaattatttaaatgtaagaaGCATAGACATAACatgaacttaaaaataaaaattaagactaaaacatttacaacttaaaaattaaaacagtatgCATTATAAGAACcataaaaaacagaaaataaacaaaaaactactAATTTACAGCGTTTAAGAAAGAGTCCTCATCACAGTCGTGAGATAGGTAGTGACCAAAAACAATTTTGCACTCGTCACCTCTTTGCAGACGGCCTACGTTTgtattgtaaaacattttacCTATCTATTAGCAACTCTCCATCTAGTACATTAATTATGCTATGGAAGATTTTGCCGGTCGTTGACAGGAGAGCAAAATAGTTTATACCTATTTTAGGTCATGGTCACCATAAAATACCATAAGATGATAGTAgggcatttttttaatactgcTATGTTACTAAAGTCTTATTCGTCTATAAAATAAAGCCTATTTAAAAACTCACGACACtaaaatgtgtataaaaagGCCTCTACATTGGTATAAAATGGATTGCTATTACGGTCTTGCGGTACAAAAACTATCTTTAATGCAACAAATATCGATCGATCTAAACATAGATTCAGAACATAGACTTTTGTGCCGAACAGTAGCTAGTATTCAGGACTTTGTATGtgaatttttcatttaaaatggcCATTACAAGTACATATTCGATTCATTATACACATTGCACATGTAAATAAAGAGACTTGTTGTAGTTATTCTAAATTCGGTTGAATACTCTTCCCGACAACCCACAATTCATCGGTACTTTTAACCATTACAACTTTTTCTtaaaacaggaaaaaaaaatTCATTTTCTAGCGGGAATTCAATACCCGTAGTTAGCTTCATAGAACGGAAAATCCAAATGTTAAAAGGTTATAAATGAACAGCTAttgatcgatttttgacattagttgtaTGTAGCAATTATAAAAATCGAGATCTTTTGACCGACTGACTGACTGATCGATTTCTATTACTACTCTACTACATCAAGTTCCTTATTCACACATTTAATACAACATATTACTAAAGTCTACCTATGACTAAATCAATCAATATAATCCACGATATCTCACCATAACATTACGAAACAGTACAAAGTACTGCGataaacaaattgaaataacctCCAGCTTAAATTGACCGACATTTTGTGACCGGTTCAAAGTTCTAAACTAAAAGGAACTGAATGCTATTCCACGCGCAATATTATAACAGATAAGAATTATTAATTGTCAATAATTAATGTGTTATCGGAATATTTCAACATCGATATTTAATGTTCTTCAATGTCAAGGAGTTTTGAttaaaagagttttatttattaacgatTTTAATCTGCAAAGTGAACCCATGGAAACGTATCTCTAActctatattatgtattataaacaaagccagaaatacatacatagtcaaAGAGTTACCAaccaataggctcaccccctattacatgggacttgtaacacaaatggtaaaaagtgggtgtacattgtatagcggtattacgtgccgtaatgtgcacctctgtctaccccttcggggataaaaggcgtgacgttgcaccaccaaacagttacgtgagtaagccgataacataataatttaatttagtatgtctcacgaaagttataataaaattatatatatttaaaacatgGTATTACATTACCTATCTACACATATAGGTACTTTATATGAAAAAttcctaaaattaaaaacattcatgttcttttcaataacataaattgaTATGCTACGCAAATTATTATATCAACATTGTGACGATCATAGGAAATATTATAAACTGCAATGACGTTAGTATTCGATGTAATTCAATCgtattgtacctaattaatacaGGTCATAGGAGATAACATTCAACTAAcaattacatacctacttatatctTCGTAATAAACTATACAACTATCTTTCCCAacaggctagtttcctactatgtagtcaaattcaatactttttcgaaacgatattttctatgaactttgtatgaaatactctattatgacgtcataagtttttgacgtcaaatagcagacttatttctagaaatttaactagaaaaaatcgaaaattaagtagttcatcaaatttatgaatgagagtgtgattatttttgaatattttattgtattgaaaagttgtaataatttatttttgaccaaggatactacccaatttaataaaaattttgacaTGTCAACTGTCAAGACAAGTCAACCatttatggtaagcgtccacaggtccgcatcgtacgcatcgcacggatcgcatcaaacggattgactgcgtccgtacgatgcggatcaatggacgcagttgtatgagtttctatacaagactaactaaaatccgttgcgtgcgatacgtacgaatACTTTTGTAGTCTTAGAAATTGGCGCGCAACGAAACGTCAAAAATTCAACgtgtaatgtgttttttttttgttacaggtatgcTCAAGTGGCACTGGCATGCGGGCGCGCGGCCCACCAGGCGGCCGTCCGAGGCGCTACCTCCCCCAACCCTCAGCTCGCTGCTTTGACTCCCAAGGTAAAAATAGCCCTAACGCCGAGACGAATCGATTTTATGACAGGAAATCATATTCTATTTGGCCTTTCGTGTTGGAGGAAATTTTCTCATAGACATCGTATTTACAGACAAGATTATTTCTATTACTAATACTAGCGACcagccccagcttcgcatgggtgcaatggtgatatattatgcgtgtattatacatataaaccttcctcttgaatcactctattaaaaaaaccgcatcaaaatccgttgcgttgttttaaatatttaagcatacaaagggacatagggacagaaaaagcgactttgttttatactatgcagTGATTTCCTAATTAGGAGAAGCATTagttatgataaataattagCAATAACATTGTTTTCATAACTAATTAGGtcttaattaattcattaatccaatgttttttaatgttgcACGTGGCCGTATGATTattatctattgttttaaatcaccatttaaaagtaataatttcttAAACACCTTTAAAATAAGGATAATGACTCATTACAAAATTTTTAGTCATTATTCAACTGCAGGACAATTTACAAAGTGAATGCTATCGTGAATTATTAAAGGGTTCAGTCGCACGGTGGTGTAAGCCATTATCTAATCGATAGGTTGAAATTCTTCGTTTGTAGGGAATGTCTTGCTTTCTGGCTGGAAAGGATAGGGGGGTGCATTTTGTATGGATaataaatgagctctgtatgtGGGACCAAAATGTTAAAAAGGATTGTCTGTAATGTTAAtacgtattaataaaaatgattcTAGAGACCTGATTAGGTACACAAAGAACATATTATCTAACCTCACGCCcatctcccataggggtaggtaGAAACAATGAAACGCCATTTGCGACGAATCTGACATAtacaaataatgataataacatCGTAACTTTAAGAAGATTACAAATAAGAGCCTGCAACCAAATATCAGAAAACAATTTCTGGAAAGACTTCAGACTATTACATTTACCAATCCCTTATTAAAATTCTCCTAAACTCCTCAGGTCCGTGCCTTCGTGGAGCGTTCAGCAGCTCTCTGCCAGCCGGAACACGTCCATGTGTGCGATGGCTCGGAGGCCGAGGCTGCTGCTCTACTGCACATCATGCAGCAACAAGGCACCTTGAAACGGCTGCCGAAGTACGACAACTGGTAAGTGGACACTTCAGAAAGGTCTAATCCCATAAAAATAGTAAACTGAGGAATGATATTAAggattaaaaatgaaaaagaacAAGAAAATAATCCATGATGTCCAAAATGTTGACAAAAGGACATTTATCATCTAATTTCAGAAATCACCTTCAAACCGACTTCTGTCTTCGCTTTTCGGATGCTAAAACCCTTTTTCCTCCACCAGCTGGTTGGCTCGCACCGACCCTGCAGACGTGGCCCGCGTGGAGTCCCGCACCTTCATCTGCTCTGAGAAGGAGAGGGATGTGGTACCCGTCGCCCGAGCTGGACAGAAGTCCGCCCTTGGCAACTACATCGCCCCTGATGACTATGAAAAGGCCATCACTGAAAGATTCCCTGGATGCATGCGAGGTAAGTTCCAGAATCCCCTAAAATGTCCTTTGAAAAGTGGCTTTGGCAAACTCAGAGAATATCCAGTTTTGAGGATATGCAGTTCGTCTTTTCCAAGTATTGTAGTTATAAAGATCTTAGGAAGGCGTTGACAGAAAATCTAAAAGTTAAACAAAGATTCTAATGCCGATTTTAGAAGTGGATATTTACGAACCTCTTACCCATTTCAAGGATAAGCAATGACGTGTCAAGCAAGCATGCACAAACATgacctttattattataataccgtTTTTTCAACCAATTAACACTACTAAATGTTATTATGACTTAAGTTTACTTGAAAGCGGAAGCCGATTGGCTACCTGGTTCTACAGTAACATAAGACAGGCGTAAGACATAACAGAAGCTCGATATCCATCCAAAACATACATGAACGACCATCgaatgtttacaaaacaattttccaGTAAAAAATGGAAACCTTATGGTGGAAAGGGGAAACAAAAGGCTATTTGTTTCGATTTAACAAAGAGAAACCGTACCTAGTCCCCAAAATGTCCGATATACGCGTATCTAGTATCTACGTACATATTGTATAACTACTCAAAGGGCTCCAGTACCGCGTGGTGCTTTGATGAATGTCTATATTAAATCTGTGTTTGTGTATGCATGCATGTCAGTCTGTCGACAGACTCCCCTCAAAATCGATACAGCGAGCCCGAGTCCCGGGCAATCCGCTTATAGGTACTCCTGTAATGTTGTAATTGGTAGATAGATGCAGGTACGCCGGCAGATTTAATCAACAAAGAatcaaagattaaaatattttttttaggtatagtaaaaacttttttgttgtAGGTGtcaaatattgtaatttgtaatactGGTTGAATGCATTCCGGACTTTTTGTCTATGAAACAAAAGACGGAAGACTTTTGAAATTCGAACGTATTTCTTTTTCtgtgtttttttaatgacaACGATTCAGATGATTACTAACTATCAgacgtaattaatttaaaacctttTGAACTCATCATCGTTAAAGTAATTAGGTCAACTAATTAAGAGTCTAAACATTAGTaagattgataaaatatttaattaaaatcattgttGTGTTTTGTCAACAGGCCGTACCATGTACGTGATCCCATTCTCGATGGGTCCCGTCGGATCACCTCTGTCCAAGATCGGAGTCGAGATCACAGACTCGCCATACGTCGTCTACTCTATGCGCGTCATGACTAGAATGGGTAAGTTCACACGTCcatcaaaaatatcaattatcgCAATAACACATCAAcacaaattattacattttattgtgtgTGTTCTACCAAAATAAGTTGACCCATTAAGGGCGTGGCGGGAAGAAGGAAATACATCTCGTTTTTAAAATAACGTGTCAATTTATACTGGATGCGACTGGTGCAAAATCTAGGCTTCGGAGCCCGTCGGATCGATAGAGCGGGACTGATTTGTTGTCTCGCTCTAACATGGAGAGGTATCTATAAATAGTACCTAATTGTATAGGTACAAATGGCGTTTTTCGATTTTCCGCCGTACTGTTACTTAGCGACCAATTACGTGCTCGCTATTGCTAGTAATTATGTCTGTATTCGAAATTAGGGGTTCTTAATTAAGTGTTTATAGCAAAGCGGATAAATATTGCAATTGCGAGCGAAAACGCAGTAGGACGCTAGCAAACATCTACCTATAGTCAACTAGGAATTTTGGAAAAGGTAAccattttagtttttagaaGGCTTTTGTTGACTTCTAGgtaaaattctaaaaataaaacaaccataCACActactaaaacatttatttcgaaAGGGGACACAGACGCACAGCTTACATAGTGATTACACACACGTAGACAATAATGAAATTACACATAGGCCCATAATCttaaaaaacctataaaattaactaatacTGTTAAACACAAcacttaaatgtatttaaaaactaaattaaagtcTATCCGAATATTGaacataaacttatatttacttacaataaataaaacccaCACATACAGCATTTACACAAAACAACAGACGAACATCATCACAAAATAGAACAATTCGGATGTCttaaatctaatttatatttaattgtaaatgtttacaAGAATACACTTAGGGGGATCGGGGTAGGGGGAATGAGGGACACGACTACAATAGGCAGGGTGATATCCATCTCCCAAAGTCTGATGGATATACCCTCGTATACGTAGACAGACACAAGAAATATACATTTAGATATTGACAAAGAGATATATAAGAATATGGTTTGAATACAGAGTAGTATCTCCAAATCTGAAGGCTTAAGCCTCTTCATTATCCTCAGTATCAGTTTCTGGATACATGATTTCCCCTGCCTCATTCGTTGGTCTTCCATGGGCAGCTGGGAACATTGGCTCCTCATCCACTGGAGGCTCCGGATCAGGCTGCACATAAGCCAGGTCTTGAAGCAAATTGGGAGCTTCCCCATCCGTGTAACGCAACTCTTCTTGCAAAATCGACAGCTTCTTGGGTCCAAGCTCTCGTGCCTTCTGCAGTATGTTTAAAATGTTGGACCAAGCGTAAAAACGTTGGTCCTGGTTCAAAGCCCGGAGCAAAGGCACCAGCATCAGTGCGAAATGCAAGTTCTCATCTATTGGTTCGTGTTTAGGTTCCTCTATTTTAGGCAGAGGTATGAAGAAGGGTTTCTTCTTCACCTCATGTTGTTTAGCGAAGGCCGCGATGTTGTCTGCAGATGTTGACGCCGTTGGGGCATTGGCTTCTTCAGATTTGAGCGTGTCCATGACAAGGTCTAAGTCATCGTCGTTGTTGTTAGCGGCAGCCGTGGCTCCGGCTCCAGAGTCTACCTCCATGACGGGTGTAGTCGGAATAAGGAACGACAACTTTTCTATTTGCTTTTTTTTCCTAATCCTCCCAACTGTTGTCCTGACTCCGTACCCGGACTGACGTAGAAAGGTCTTCTTCAGCCGGAACCACTTGGACTGTACTTGCCGCACTGtaaagaagaataaataaaaatttaggaTTCTGTCGACTTCTTTAAAATTGGGCGTACAAAGACTGGATATATGTCAAGGACAATTTCGCGAAATTTCTACCTTATCTAGTGATCCGATTAAATTTACACAGGTTTTACAATTTTTCATCACCTTTTTCTTCACCGAGAAATCGAACCCGGTCGTTTAAACCGCACTATATCGCTAACACCACTCTCtaacaaatgaaaaattaatccaACCCCGCTTTGATAAGTTTCAAAATAACACAATAGTCGCGGAAACTTGACACACGAAACAAAACTCACGATTACGTACCTAACAAAAAAATTTAagccaaaaaaaatattaacaaaaatgtttgacaaaagaaaataaaatatttacctttcTCGCGTTTCTTCCTGGCACTCAACTGGCGGAAATTCTTGCAAAGCGCCTGGCAAACCTCTGTCCACTCTCTTTGCCTGGCGACCTTCTGTATGTACTCAGTTTGCGCCCTGGTATACAGCAAAGGTCGCTTTTTGATTTCGCAAATCAACTGATCCACATCAATTACTTGATTGGTGTCAGGACGTGCGTCAACAATGGACATGTTGCCACTGTCTGTCATGATAACGCGACACTGCCGCGCGGCAAAACGGCGCATCTCAACACAACTGCAGCGACATCTAGCCATGCACTTGTAAAAAACTAACAACTTTACAGAATGCAAACTCAGTTACAAACTACcgaaaaaactatatttttctttcatttcttgttttttatactttgtaatgttttcttaataaaatatggttatatttttactttgttgtaaagaaaaacaattaaaatttgaatttgtaataaagtcgGGGTTCTCATAGAATACGTGTTGCGTGGGCCGGCGTGACGTAGGTGCGCTGCTGTGCCCGAACACGGGAAAACCAATCAGAGGACAGGGAAATGACCGCGCGGATCTTTCGAATAATTGACATGTAATAAATCTGTTTCCTTTCTCAAGGGATACTTGAAATCAATTTGATTTGTTAAAATCTAAACCTCTCTTTAGTTTAC is a window from the Spodoptera frugiperda isolate SF20-4 chromosome 10, AGI-APGP_CSIRO_Sfru_2.0, whole genome shotgun sequence genome containing:
- the LOC118277529 gene encoding uncharacterized protein LOC118277529 — its product is MARCRCSCVEMRRFAARQCRVIMTDSGNMSIVDARPDTNQVIDVDQLICEIKKRPLLYTRAQTEYIQKVARQREWTEVCQALCKNFRQLSARKKREKVRQVQSKWFRLKKTFLRQSGYGVRTTVGRIRKKKQIEKLSFLIPTTPVMEVDSGAGATAAANNNDDDLDLVMDTLKSEEANAPTASTSADNIAAFAKQHEVKKKPFFIPLPKIEEPKHEPIDENLHFALMLVPLLRALNQDQRFYAWSNILNILQKARELGPKKLSILQEELRYTDGEAPNLLQDLAYVQPDPEPPVDEEPMFPAAHGRPTNEAGEIMYPETDTEDNEEA